A genome region from Penaeus vannamei isolate JL-2024 chromosome 20, ASM4276789v1, whole genome shotgun sequence includes the following:
- the LOC113804716 gene encoding meiotic nuclear division protein 1 homolog → MSRRKGLSHEEKRNKMMELFYEKQDFFQLKELEKLGPKEKGVISQAVKDVVQSLVDDGMVDTEKIGTSVYFWAFPSKATSIRKRKIDDLSSREQELNKRLKTSQSKVEQAMIGREEGEGREELLEKLSELESTRDELLNSLQKYRDCDPDVLNQVKEETQIAQVAVNRWTDNIFAIKSWCKTKFFIEEGTLNKQFGIPEELDYI, encoded by the exons ATGTCGCGGCGAAAGGGGCTGAGTCATGAGGAGAAGCGAAATAAAATGATGGAGCTGTTTTATGAGAAGCAAGATTTCTTCCAACTCAAG GAGCTAGAGAAACTGGGTCCGAAGGAAAAGGGGGTCATTTCTCAAGCAGTCAAGGATGTGGTTCAGTCGCTTGTTGATGATGGCATGGTCGACACGGAGAAGATTGGCACATCTGTTTACTTCTGGGCATTTCCAAG CAAAGCCACTAGCATccgtaagagaaagatagacgatTTGTCATCCCGAGAACAAGAATTGAACAAAAGACTGAAAACATCTCAGTCAAAGGTGGAACAGGCAATG attggaagagaagaaggtgaaggtagAGAAGAGTTGTTGGAAAAACTCTCAGAACTGGAGAGCACAAGAGATGAGCTTCTTAATAGTCTGCAAAAGTATCGTGACTGTGATCCAGATGTGCTTAATCAAGTAAAGGAGGAAACACAG aTTGCCCAAGTAGCTGTCAACCGCTGGACAGATAACATTTTTGCCATAAAGAGCTGGTGCAAGACAAAGTTCTTTATCGAGGAAGGAACTCTCAATAAACAGTTTGGTATTCCAGAGGAGCTTGACTATATTTAG
- the LOC113806229 gene encoding carbohydrate sulfotransferase 1 isoform X1: MRMKMRFRTLVLVCGAVAAANVLIFLYRLPAISLDEADATETSHEPLKLPEDEMELVAARLDVDLGPVGGSSTRGPHRERLRARSHTNKFLIHSYLRGGGGVLAEALNLHADDLFFLYQPLYKLQEEGPEYGTEVLSTKKAPQALKWLNHAYNCTFEGHEDMIHAPYLWKSHSIRNTFRKKCQAKKMWITQCLQEACSDRQLRAIFTIRLGIDHISELIKLYGEEFKVVVVIRDPRAILSARRRENLGPTLNTPLTFRQQAALLCSSMAADITLANELTDRYPGSVMILHYEHLLTEPLEVLTHLYDFLGLNATSSHLNKVIRILKLDRQQEVLIQVLKAWQVELTLRESRSVDYGCSHTYEKLGYFPVPKAITNKDNYFVSWDQARMKEH; this comes from the exons ATGCGAATGAAGATGAGGTTTCGAACGCTGGTGCTCGTGTGTGGCGCTGTGGCCGCGGCTAACGTGCTCATTTTCCTGTACCGGCTGCCAGCGATCAGCCTGGATGAGG CAGACGCCACAGAGACCTCGCACGAGCCCCTGAAGCTGCCGGAGGACGAGATGGAGCTCGTGGCGGCGAGGCTGGACGTCGACCTGGGCCCCGTCGGCGGCAGCAGCACGAGGGGCCCCCACCGCGAGCGACTCAGGGCCCGGTCGCACACCAACAAGTTCCTCATCCACTCCTACCTGCGCGGCGGCGGGGGCGTGCTGGCCGAGGCGCTCAACCTGCACGCGGACGACCTGTTCTTCCTCTACCAGCCTCTCTACAAGCTCCAGGAGGAAGGGCCCGAATATGGCACGGAGGTCCTCAGCACCAAGAAG GCACCTCAGGCCCTAAAATGGCTAAATCACGCTTACAACTGCACATTCGAAGGGCACGAGGACATGATACATGCCCCTTACCTGTGGAAATCTCACTCCATCAGGAACACTTTCAGAAAAAAATGCCAGGCGAAGAAG ATGTGGATAACTCAGTGCCTCCAGGAAGCTTGCTCAGATCGTCAACTCAGGGCCATATTCACTATTCGTCTTGGCATTGACCACATCTCAGAACTGATCAAGTTGTATGGAGAGGAATTCAAG GTTGTGGTGGTTATCAGGGATCCTCGGGCCATTCTTAGTGCACGTCGAAGAGAAAATTTAGGGCCTACACTGAATACTCCTCTTACTTTTAGACAACAG GCTGCTTTGTTGTGTTCCAGTATGGCAGCCGATATTACCCTGGCTAATGAACTGACAGACCGATACCCTGGCTCTGTTATG ATACTTCATTATGAGCACCTGTTGACTGAGCCCCTTGAGGTGCTTACACACCTCTATGATTTCCTAGGTCTTAATGCGACATCCTCACATTTGAACAAAGTGATTCGCATTCTGAAACTGGATCGTCAACAAGAAGTGCTTATCCAGGTGTTGAAG GCATGGCAGGTTGAACTGACGCTGCGGGAAAGCAGGTCAGTGGACTACGGCTGTAGCCATACCTATGAGAAGCTAGGCTACTTCCCTGTGCCTAAAGCTATTACAAACAAAGACAACTACTTTGTTTCATGGGATCAGGCAAGAATGAAAGAACATTAA
- the LOC113806229 gene encoding uncharacterized protein isoform X3, with translation MRMKMRFRTLVLVCGAVAAANVLIFLYRLPAISLDEADATETSHEPLKLPEDEMELVAARLDVDLGPVGGSSTRGPHRERLRARSHTNKFLIHSYLRGGGGVLAEALNLHADDLFFLYQPLYKLQEEGPEYGTEVLSTKKAPQALKWLNHAYNCTFEGHEDMIHAPYLWKSHSIRNTFRKKCQAKKMWITQCLQEACSDRQLRAIFTIRLGIDHISELIKLYGEEFKVVVVIRDPRAILSARRRENLGPTLNTPLTFRQQILHYEHLLTEPLEVLTHLYDFLGLNATSSHLNKVIRILKLDRQQEVLIQVLKAWQVELTLRESRSVDYGCSHTYEKLGYFPVPKAITNKDNYFVSWDQARMKEH, from the exons ATGCGAATGAAGATGAGGTTTCGAACGCTGGTGCTCGTGTGTGGCGCTGTGGCCGCGGCTAACGTGCTCATTTTCCTGTACCGGCTGCCAGCGATCAGCCTGGATGAGG CAGACGCCACAGAGACCTCGCACGAGCCCCTGAAGCTGCCGGAGGACGAGATGGAGCTCGTGGCGGCGAGGCTGGACGTCGACCTGGGCCCCGTCGGCGGCAGCAGCACGAGGGGCCCCCACCGCGAGCGACTCAGGGCCCGGTCGCACACCAACAAGTTCCTCATCCACTCCTACCTGCGCGGCGGCGGGGGCGTGCTGGCCGAGGCGCTCAACCTGCACGCGGACGACCTGTTCTTCCTCTACCAGCCTCTCTACAAGCTCCAGGAGGAAGGGCCCGAATATGGCACGGAGGTCCTCAGCACCAAGAAG GCACCTCAGGCCCTAAAATGGCTAAATCACGCTTACAACTGCACATTCGAAGGGCACGAGGACATGATACATGCCCCTTACCTGTGGAAATCTCACTCCATCAGGAACACTTTCAGAAAAAAATGCCAGGCGAAGAAG ATGTGGATAACTCAGTGCCTCCAGGAAGCTTGCTCAGATCGTCAACTCAGGGCCATATTCACTATTCGTCTTGGCATTGACCACATCTCAGAACTGATCAAGTTGTATGGAGAGGAATTCAAG GTTGTGGTGGTTATCAGGGATCCTCGGGCCATTCTTAGTGCACGTCGAAGAGAAAATTTAGGGCCTACACTGAATACTCCTCTTACTTTTAGACAACAG ATACTTCATTATGAGCACCTGTTGACTGAGCCCCTTGAGGTGCTTACACACCTCTATGATTTCCTAGGTCTTAATGCGACATCCTCACATTTGAACAAAGTGATTCGCATTCTGAAACTGGATCGTCAACAAGAAGTGCTTATCCAGGTGTTGAAG GCATGGCAGGTTGAACTGACGCTGCGGGAAAGCAGGTCAGTGGACTACGGCTGTAGCCATACCTATGAGAAGCTAGGCTACTTCCCTGTGCCTAAAGCTATTACAAACAAAGACAACTACTTTGTTTCATGGGATCAGGCAAGAATGAAAGAACATTAA
- the LOC113806229 gene encoding carbohydrate sulfotransferase 1 isoform X2, whose amino-acid sequence MRMKMRFRTLVLVCGAVAAANVLIFLYRLPAISLDEDATETSHEPLKLPEDEMELVAARLDVDLGPVGGSSTRGPHRERLRARSHTNKFLIHSYLRGGGGVLAEALNLHADDLFFLYQPLYKLQEEGPEYGTEVLSTKKAPQALKWLNHAYNCTFEGHEDMIHAPYLWKSHSIRNTFRKKCQAKKMWITQCLQEACSDRQLRAIFTIRLGIDHISELIKLYGEEFKVVVVIRDPRAILSARRRENLGPTLNTPLTFRQQAALLCSSMAADITLANELTDRYPGSVMILHYEHLLTEPLEVLTHLYDFLGLNATSSHLNKVIRILKLDRQQEVLIQVLKAWQVELTLRESRSVDYGCSHTYEKLGYFPVPKAITNKDNYFVSWDQARMKEH is encoded by the exons ATGCGAATGAAGATGAGGTTTCGAACGCTGGTGCTCGTGTGTGGCGCTGTGGCCGCGGCTAACGTGCTCATTTTCCTGTACCGGCTGCCAGCGATCAGCCTGGATGAGG ACGCCACAGAGACCTCGCACGAGCCCCTGAAGCTGCCGGAGGACGAGATGGAGCTCGTGGCGGCGAGGCTGGACGTCGACCTGGGCCCCGTCGGCGGCAGCAGCACGAGGGGCCCCCACCGCGAGCGACTCAGGGCCCGGTCGCACACCAACAAGTTCCTCATCCACTCCTACCTGCGCGGCGGCGGGGGCGTGCTGGCCGAGGCGCTCAACCTGCACGCGGACGACCTGTTCTTCCTCTACCAGCCTCTCTACAAGCTCCAGGAGGAAGGGCCCGAATATGGCACGGAGGTCCTCAGCACCAAGAAG GCACCTCAGGCCCTAAAATGGCTAAATCACGCTTACAACTGCACATTCGAAGGGCACGAGGACATGATACATGCCCCTTACCTGTGGAAATCTCACTCCATCAGGAACACTTTCAGAAAAAAATGCCAGGCGAAGAAG ATGTGGATAACTCAGTGCCTCCAGGAAGCTTGCTCAGATCGTCAACTCAGGGCCATATTCACTATTCGTCTTGGCATTGACCACATCTCAGAACTGATCAAGTTGTATGGAGAGGAATTCAAG GTTGTGGTGGTTATCAGGGATCCTCGGGCCATTCTTAGTGCACGTCGAAGAGAAAATTTAGGGCCTACACTGAATACTCCTCTTACTTTTAGACAACAG GCTGCTTTGTTGTGTTCCAGTATGGCAGCCGATATTACCCTGGCTAATGAACTGACAGACCGATACCCTGGCTCTGTTATG ATACTTCATTATGAGCACCTGTTGACTGAGCCCCTTGAGGTGCTTACACACCTCTATGATTTCCTAGGTCTTAATGCGACATCCTCACATTTGAACAAAGTGATTCGCATTCTGAAACTGGATCGTCAACAAGAAGTGCTTATCCAGGTGTTGAAG GCATGGCAGGTTGAACTGACGCTGCGGGAAAGCAGGTCAGTGGACTACGGCTGTAGCCATACCTATGAGAAGCTAGGCTACTTCCCTGTGCCTAAAGCTATTACAAACAAAGACAACTACTTTGTTTCATGGGATCAGGCAAGAATGAAAGAACATTAA